A section of the Tepidisphaeraceae bacterium genome encodes:
- a CDS encoding flagellar basal body P-ring protein FlgI codes for MTPRAKLARLSPLLVASLSCTLLLGCGGDKNKPKMPASRYQTLPVREVPHYLKDTVLQKTNLADIGPFVVSGYGLIANLDRTGGGPYPTAVRNYMAKEMLRHGFGSANSATLSAINPDRALDDPRFTIVEVRGLIPPGARRKQQFDIIVNTLSSSDATSLARGALYQTDLHVLGLRETDPAGSVNVYARAQGPVFVNPAYALNDRADDNGNAKRSLRNGMVLAGGHCMIDRPIRLQLRQPQRSTARQIENRINMYFQDVADRFRRNSTVPSYTVAEAQDEGIINVFVPKAYEADWEHFIGIVQHLYPNASPEFAARQARVLAEEAVKPGAMLKNISYAFEGLGQPALPFLVPLMDATKNSPEVTYAAARAAAFLGDPSAPQALLGIAKTEGHPMQLAATETLGQLPASPGLNVMLRDLLDSKQNDVRVEAYRTLAANADGSIYSKVINEQFVLDIVDSDGPPLIYATRGGIPRIALFGHRLSLDLPMIFTALNGEFQVSSDQANKFVNLFYRGRDIGQPLKVESRPDVAEVIARLGGEGPTGERRFNFGYAEIVALVQGMADQKLISAGVISRPDAGAVTTGQPQVTRMKTAFVLQESEAFEDAIYAAPAIPGTGRPQVDAAEEPRAAGE; via the coding sequence ATGACGCCTCGTGCCAAACTCGCCCGTCTGTCGCCGTTGCTCGTCGCGAGCTTATCCTGCACGCTGCTTCTCGGTTGCGGTGGCGACAAGAATAAGCCAAAGATGCCTGCCTCGCGGTACCAGACGCTGCCGGTGCGCGAGGTGCCGCACTACCTGAAGGACACGGTGCTGCAGAAGACGAACCTGGCCGACATCGGCCCGTTCGTCGTCAGTGGCTATGGGCTGATCGCCAACCTCGACCGCACGGGTGGCGGGCCCTACCCGACCGCCGTCAGAAACTACATGGCCAAGGAGATGCTCCGGCACGGGTTCGGCAGCGCCAACTCGGCGACGTTGTCAGCGATCAACCCGGACCGGGCGCTCGACGACCCGCGCTTCACGATCGTGGAGGTGCGCGGCCTCATCCCGCCCGGCGCCCGGCGGAAGCAGCAGTTCGACATCATCGTTAACACGCTGTCGTCCAGCGACGCAACCAGCCTGGCGCGCGGCGCACTCTATCAGACCGATCTGCACGTCCTGGGCCTCCGCGAGACCGACCCCGCCGGCTCGGTGAACGTCTACGCCCGCGCGCAGGGGCCGGTGTTCGTCAATCCCGCCTACGCGTTGAACGACCGGGCCGACGACAACGGGAACGCCAAGCGCAGCCTGCGCAACGGCATGGTGCTGGCCGGTGGGCACTGCATGATCGACCGGCCGATCCGCCTGCAGCTGCGCCAGCCGCAGCGCAGCACGGCGAGGCAGATCGAGAACCGCATCAACATGTACTTCCAGGACGTCGCCGACCGCTTCCGGCGGAACTCGACCGTGCCGTCGTACACCGTCGCCGAGGCGCAGGACGAAGGCATCATCAACGTCTTCGTGCCCAAGGCCTACGAGGCAGACTGGGAACACTTCATCGGCATCGTGCAGCACCTGTACCCCAACGCCTCGCCCGAGTTCGCCGCACGGCAGGCGCGCGTGCTGGCCGAGGAGGCCGTGAAGCCCGGCGCGATGTTGAAGAACATCAGCTACGCGTTCGAAGGGCTTGGTCAGCCGGCGCTGCCGTTCCTGGTGCCGCTGATGGACGCGACGAAGAACTCGCCTGAGGTTACCTACGCCGCCGCCCGCGCAGCGGCGTTCCTGGGCGATCCCTCAGCGCCGCAGGCGCTGCTGGGCATCGCCAAGACCGAAGGTCACCCGATGCAGTTGGCCGCCACCGAAACGCTCGGCCAACTTCCCGCTTCGCCGGGGCTGAACGTGATGTTGCGCGACCTGCTCGACAGCAAGCAGAACGACGTGCGCGTCGAGGCCTACCGCACGCTGGCGGCCAACGCGGACGGCAGCATCTACAGCAAGGTGATCAACGAGCAGTTCGTGCTCGACATCGTCGACAGCGACGGCCCACCACTCATCTACGCCACGCGCGGCGGCATCCCGCGCATCGCGCTGTTCGGCCACCGCTTGTCGCTCGACCTGCCGATGATCTTCACGGCCCTCAACGGCGAGTTTCAGGTGTCGTCGGACCAGGCGAACAAGTTCGTCAACCTGTTCTACCGCGGCCGTGACATCGGCCAGCCACTGAAGGTCGAAAGCCGGCCCGACGTCGCCGAGGTCATCGCCCGGCTGGGTGGCGAGGGACCGACCGGCGAGCGGCGCTTCAACTTCGGCTACGCCGAGATCGTGGCGCTCGTGCAGGGCATGGCCGACCAGAAGCTGATCAGCGCCGGCGTCATCAGCCGCCCGGACGCGGGCGCCGTCACCACCGGCCAACCGCAGGTCACGCGGATGAAGACCGCGTTTGTGCTGCAGGAATCCGAAGCATTCGAAGACGCGATTTACGCTGCCCCGGCCATCCCCGGCACCGGTCGACCCCAGGTCGACGCCGCCGAGGAACCTCGGGCGGCCGGAGAGTAG
- the nrdR gene encoding transcriptional regulator NrdR → MRCPFCDADKESLKVIDSRACDGGRSIRRRRECMGCAKRFTTYERIEENVKLTVVKKDGRRTPWDRQKILTGLERACFKRPVPESELLRIADEVEEELFASYDREVPTTAVGQLVAEKLRRVDQVAYVRFASVYRQFKTLDELVSESQAVLDAMRYEVPGQGRLFLEAKPPADTNGNGAPAPAKAKRAKKAPAADAAESNEP, encoded by the coding sequence AAGGTGATCGACTCGCGCGCCTGCGATGGTGGGCGGTCGATCCGCAGGCGCCGCGAGTGCATGGGGTGCGCCAAGCGGTTCACGACGTACGAGCGGATCGAGGAAAACGTCAAACTAACCGTCGTGAAAAAGGACGGCCGGCGCACGCCGTGGGATCGGCAGAAGATTTTGACCGGCCTCGAACGGGCCTGCTTCAAGCGCCCCGTGCCGGAAAGCGAACTGTTGCGAATTGCGGACGAGGTGGAGGAAGAGCTCTTCGCCAGCTACGACCGTGAGGTGCCGACAACTGCCGTCGGGCAACTGGTGGCCGAGAAGCTCAGGCGGGTGGACCAGGTGGCCTACGTGCGGTTCGCCAGTGTTTACCGGCAGTTCAAGACGCTCGACGAGCTCGTCAGCGAATCGCAGGCCGTGCTTGACGCGATGCGCTACGAGGTGCCAGGGCAGGGCCGGTTGTTCCTCGAGGCCAAACCACCCGCGGACACGAACGGCAATGGCGCGCCTGCCCCGGCCAAGGCCAAGCGAGCGAAGAAGGCCCCGGCCGCTGACGCCGCGGAATCGAACGAACCCTAA